The sequence GTTGCCGACTTGGTGCCCAAGGCGGATCTCGTTAAGAAGCTGGAGAAAGGTCGTCCCCTGCGCATCAAGCTCGGGGTCGATCCGACCGCGCCGGACCTTCATCTGGGCCATGCCGTACCGCTGCGCAAGCTGCGGCAGTTCCAGGACCTTGGCCATACGGTGGTGCTCATCATCGGGGACTTCACCGCGTTGATCGGTGACCCGTCGGGTCGTAACAGCACGCGGCCTCCGCTGACGCGCGAAGAGATCGACCATAACGCCCAGACCTACGTTGACCAGGCGTTTCGTATCCTGGACCCGGAGCATACCGAGCTGCGACGAAACTCCGAGTGGCTCGAGCCGCTCGGCTTCGCTGACCTCTTGCGTATCACCAGTCGATTCACCGTGGCTCGGACCCTGGAGCGCGACGACTTCCAGAAACGCTATCGGGACGGCGTCGGTATCTCACTTCACGAATTCCTCTACCCGGTGGCCCAGGCCTACGATTCGGTCGCCATCGAAGCTGACGTCGAGCTCGGCGGCACCGACCAACTCTTCAACCTGCTCGCGGGACGCGAGCTCATGGAGAAGAGCGACATGGAGCCCCAGATCGCGTTGACGCTTCCCTTGCTCGAGGGCACCGATGGGGTTCAGAA is a genomic window of Coriobacteriia bacterium containing:
- the tyrS gene encoding tyrosine--tRNA ligase, whose amino-acid sequence is MLSVSEQMHILASGVADLVPKADLVKKLEKGRPLRIKLGVDPTAPDLHLGHAVPLRKLRQFQDLGHTVVLIIGDFTALIGDPSGRNSTRPPLTREEIDHNAQTYVDQAFRILDPEHTELRRNSEWLEPLGFADLLRITSRFTVARTLERDDFQKRYRDGVGISLHEFLYPVAQAYDSVAIEADVELGGTDQLFNLLAGRELMEKSDMEPQIALTLPLLEGTDGVQKMSKSYGNYIGLTDEPSDMFGKVMSVPDALMIKYFRLCTGMPVDEVDALEARLSAGEAHPNQTKRDLARRIVDLYHGTSAAEAAEEHFNAVFVKHEMPDEIPETAVDLEPEVYVPGLLVALGLASSAGEGRRLIDGGGVKVAGVAIEPRVYSVARATVENQIVQVGKRRFARVIAAD